From a single Deinococcus budaensis genomic region:
- the cas2 gene encoding CRISPR-associated endonuclease Cas2, giving the protein MIDLLICYDVNTETSAGRKRLRRVAKVCVAHGQRVQNSVFEVSVNDVQLLALRDQLLREMDPSEDSVRIYRLRQPRDKFVEAFGRDGYRDLSAPLIL; this is encoded by the coding sequence ATGATCGACCTGCTGATCTGTTACGACGTGAACACCGAGACCAGCGCCGGACGCAAACGCCTGCGCCGCGTCGCCAAAGTCTGCGTGGCGCACGGCCAGCGCGTGCAAAACAGTGTCTTCGAAGTCAGCGTCAATGACGTGCAACTGCTCGCCCTGCGCGACCAACTGCTGCGGGAAATGGACCCGTCGGAAGACAGCGTCCGCATCTACCGCTTACGTCAACCGCGTGACAAGTTCGTGGAGGCCTTCGGGCGTGACGGGTACCGCGACCTCAGCGCGCCGCTGATCTTGTAA
- a CDS encoding sulfite exporter TauE/SafE family protein: MTLAVIAVGLLAGVLGAILGLGGGVVVVPALEFVLPLFGREISISQAVAVSQIGVLAVGLSGAASYLQQGLVRARTGYLLSPYTILGGAAGSFLGLVLPARAVATVFALLLLYSAYNLLRGLKRVEVERPPSRLVPPAMTFAGVMSGLLGIGGGTVQVPVLNLLAGVPIRQAIATSTFIMGLTAVGNALVYQAGGLLDVRLAAGVALGVLIGARAGAGLQSRIPAAQLKLFFSVLLIFTAGQLLWKYWGQV, from the coding sequence ATGACCCTCGCCGTAATTGCCGTCGGCCTGCTCGCCGGGGTGCTGGGCGCGATCCTGGGCCTGGGCGGGGGCGTGGTGGTCGTGCCTGCGCTGGAATTCGTGCTGCCGCTCTTCGGGCGCGAGATCAGCATCAGCCAGGCGGTGGCGGTGTCGCAGATCGGGGTGCTGGCGGTGGGCCTCAGCGGGGCAGCCAGCTACCTGCAACAGGGGCTGGTGCGGGCGCGGACGGGCTACCTGCTCTCGCCGTACACCATCCTGGGCGGGGCGGCGGGCAGTTTTCTGGGGCTGGTGCTGCCTGCCCGCGCGGTGGCGACGGTGTTCGCCCTCCTGCTGCTGTACTCGGCGTACAACCTGCTGCGGGGCCTGAAGCGGGTGGAGGTCGAGCGGCCCCCCAGCCGCCTTGTGCCCCCGGCCATGACCTTCGCGGGCGTGATGAGCGGTCTGCTGGGCATCGGCGGGGGCACGGTGCAGGTGCCGGTGCTCAACCTGCTGGCAGGTGTGCCCATCCGGCAGGCCATCGCCACCTCGACTTTCATCATGGGGCTGACTGCCGTGGGCAACGCGCTGGTGTATCAGGCAGGGGGGTTGCTTGACGTGCGCCTCGCCGCCGGGGTCGCGCTGGGCGTGTTGATCGGGGCGCGGGCGGGCGCCGGACTGCAAAGCCGCATTCCCGCCGCGCAGCTCAAGCTGTTTTTCAGCGTGCTCCTGATCTTCACGGCGGGGCAACTGCTGTGGAAGTACTGGGGGCAGGTGTGA